GACACTATTCGCACTCAGATGACGCTGTGCTGATAAACAAATGCCTCTCTCCCTTTGCAGCTGTCAAATACTGGCAGCACAAGTGCTTTTACCCCTGAGAGACAGAGAAGTtattcagtttcatttccttcttgaAAACCTTCAGAGCTTTTACTTCTGGGAGAATGTGgcagaagagctggaggaggcAACAATCAACTGAAATAGAGTACCTAAAGTCAAGCATGGAAGGcaggttttttatttatttatttacctcGTTCATCACCAGAGATTGTGAACTTGTGAGGACTTTGCCCAGTCCATAAACCTACGTAGCCAAGAAACGTCGTGCCCCGATATGCTATCTGAAACCAGGAGACATGGAGTGTTTCAGCATTCTGGAACAGAGCACTTTAACAAATAGAAGTAACATTCTGAAACAGTACGGCCTACTCTTCCTGTGCCTTTCATGCATCATTCTGAAAACCTCTTTAAAACCTTTTGTCCTGTAGGAAATGTAGCAAAGGATGTCATAAAAAGACTCCAAGGACCAAAATACAATGCATTTAATTTGTTAATGATTGTCAACTGCTACAAAATTACTGCTCAAGTTGGCAAGAGGTCAAGTAAGAAcgaaagaaagaattatttctttacaaaatgTACAAATGAACATTAAGAAAAGCACACCTGCAAGGGCTGCATTAGCAAATAGTTCATTTTTGGCAATTTTCATCTAAAACACAAGTGCATTAGTAAATAAAACTAAGGAGGCCTAAGGAAAATGCCTCAGAATCTCTTCCTGCCAAAATGGATTTAATTCCTATGTTCTTtagtatttatttgctttcagaatcttggcattttcttctttcctccttccaaaTAATGACCTTGAGACACAAGATCACGTTGTTTAATTCATCCCAATTTGCCACACTGAACTAGAAGTCTGGCAAGCAGAGAGTTCCTCACAGAGAGGAACTGTGGCCTTCTGATAATTCAGTGACTTTGGGTCTCAAACCTCACCACTAGATTCAATAGCACAGTGCGTGCAGCTGTACAGCAGTACACCACCGCTTCACAGAACACCACTCAACCACACCACAGTTCATACCTGCCCGCTTCTTATAAACTGCACGTCGATGGTGATCTTGCTTAACAGATCTACAAAATCATAATCCAGGTTCCGCCCGTGGTAAATGTTTCCTCTGTCATCCTGAGCGATGATACTCGTGCAAAACctttaagaacaaaacaggGAAAGGAGGATTGTGAGAAGTCCTGCCCTGCGCCCCGTCCCGCCCGGCGCTCAGCACAGCCCGCCTGCAGCACCACGGCACCACGGCCAAGGGCAGCTCCTCCGCCCCGTCCTCATCTGCCCTTCCACGTGTGTTCCCACCGAACCGTCCCGATGAGTTTGTGCCGCTTACGCCGTAGACTCGTAGGCGAAGTTGAGCAGCACTCCGTCTCCCAGACTGACCCCCAGCGCCTCGCACAGCCCTCGGATTTCCCCGGCGAAGGGCTGCGGCATGTAGGACTCGAGCTCCGCCGCTATCGGACGAATGACGTCGTGGAACCATTTCGGCACGGTTTCGCTGCAAAACACGCTCCGAGGCGTTAGCGAGCCGAGGGCGACGCAATGTCCGCGACTCACTCCGAGCCGAGACGTGACAGGCAGCCGCCCGGCCCCCCCGGCCCGCACTCACTCGATGACCCGGGCGACGGCGGCTCGCAGGAAGGCGGGCTCGAAGTGCCGCAGCACCGGCAGCCAGCGCTCCTCGGCCGGGCTGTCCAAGCTCACGTTACACAGCAGCGGAGCCGCCGACGGCCGGGCCGCCGCCCCGCACAGCGcccacaacagcagcagccccggCAGCGGGCAGCCCCGCACCGCTACCCGCAGCATCGCTACCGACCCGGCCGCCGGAGGGAACAGCGGCTGCATCACGCCCCTGAGGGGCGGCACAGGGGGAAGGGCCAGCAGATggcggagcggagcgcggcCTTGGCCTCCCGCGGGGAGAGCCCCTCACAGCCCCTTCCTGCCCACCGCCACCACACAGGCaatgaagggaggaaggaaggcacGGCTGCGTGCAAAAAGGTGGCAGAGGAAGGATGCAAAACGTCTGTTTCATATCTCTGAGGTGCTGTCATGTTTAAATGGGGGAGACTCTTGAGAAACTAGGCACCCAGGGGCTGAATACAACGCCTGCAGGGAAGAAACACTTCTTCCAGCTTCAAAAACAAACTACTTCAAAATCAGCGCCCACAGATTAGGGAAAATGCACCCAGCTGTTCGCTGAAcagggagaagagggaaagggGGTTTCCTACAACTGCGCTTCACTCAGCGTTCTCCCCAGCTGTGGTCTCCAGCCACCAACTGCAGTAAGCTCCTTCACGtctctgccagcagcctgaAGGCTGTTAGCTTCCATGCTCCAGTAAGCAAGGTGGGAcaaggagaataaaaacataacCACCATCACAACCCATAAGGATTCCAACTGATACAACTGGGGGTTTAACATAAGAACCTCTGCCAAGTGAATTCTGGTATGGGAGAAACAGTCTGGCttcctaaaaaggaaaaaaaaccaac
This region of Coturnix japonica isolate 7356 chromosome 4, Coturnix japonica 2.1, whole genome shotgun sequence genomic DNA includes:
- the NAAA gene encoding N-acylethanolamine-hydrolyzing acid amidase isoform X1, which codes for MQPLFPPAAGSVAMLRVAVRGCPLPGLLLLWALCGAAARPSAAPLLCNVSLDSPAEERWLPVLRHFEPAFLRAAVARVIDETVPKWFHDVIRPIAAELESYMPQPFAGEIRGLCEALGVSLGDGVLLNFAYESTAFCTSIIAQDDRGNIYHGRNLDYDFVDLLSKITIDVQFIRSGQIAYRGTTFLGYVGLWTGQSPHKFTISGDEREGGSWWENAIAAFLNRNYPVSWLIRDTLSRAEDFQSAVLRLADIPIIAEVYYIVGGVSPKEGMVITRNRRGPADLWPLDPLSGAWFRVETNYDHWTTPPPRDDRRTPAMKALNATGQQNINFDTLFQVLSVKPVLNKLHLCRLSFYITFTWSSLLSLDQSLALELGNSFKVSSSTFLNTSAYTYLYIYVEC
- the NAAA gene encoding N-acylethanolamine-hydrolyzing acid amidase isoform X2, coding for MQPLFPPAAGSVAMLRVAVRGCPLPGLLLLWALCGAAARPSAAPLLCNVSLDSPAEERWLPVLRHFEPAFLRAAVARVIDETVPKWFHDVIRPIAAELESYMPQPFAGEIRGLCEALGVSLGDGVLLNFAYESTAFCTSIIAQDDRGNIYHGRNLDYDFVDLLSKITIDVQFIRSGQIAYRGTTFLGYVGLWTGQSPHKFTISGDEREGGSWWENAIAAFLNRNYPVSWLIRDTLSRAEDFQSAVLRLADIPIIAEVYYIVGGVSPKEGMVITRNRRGPADLWPLDPLSGAWFRVETNYDHWTTPPPRDDRRTPAMKALNATGQQNINFDTLFQVLSVKPVLNNNTVYTTVMSAAFPEKYQTWIRTME